A region from the Thermoanaerobaculia bacterium genome encodes:
- a CDS encoding c-type cytochrome: MRQNPLPIAALLVLAPLAAGVVLAAGPPRREPSADVPAEKFYKNIQVFQGLPSDQLVASMQFMADSLGVKCSYCHVTSKDGPWPMEKDDKAAKNTARGMIRMMREIDRANFKGRLDVTCATCHRGSVDPASMPPLFSTVAAHPPASEAAAAPSVDAVLERYVSAAGGKDAMAKISSRVIRGTFTAANGESHPIEITLTASGKYRSSVTLEKGAFTIAYDGTKGWSSAGQGIRPMPPDEADRIRARARLFPASDLKSRFPALAVRGKQPIDGRDAWIVMARDAAGGRETFWFDAENGRLLRTLQRQHTALGDIPEQADYSDYRKVDGVEVPFTIRHTAPDRTDTIKAEEVTQNVAVDDGLFSAREP, from the coding sequence GTGCGTCAGAACCCGCTCCCGATCGCCGCCCTGTTGGTCCTCGCGCCGCTCGCCGCCGGCGTCGTGCTCGCGGCCGGGCCCCCGCGACGCGAGCCGTCGGCCGACGTCCCCGCCGAGAAGTTCTACAAGAACATCCAGGTGTTCCAGGGCCTGCCGTCCGACCAGCTCGTTGCCTCCATGCAGTTCATGGCGGATTCGCTCGGCGTGAAGTGCTCGTACTGCCACGTCACGTCCAAGGACGGGCCGTGGCCGATGGAGAAGGACGACAAGGCCGCCAAGAACACGGCGCGGGGGATGATCCGGATGATGCGCGAGATCGACCGGGCGAACTTCAAGGGACGTCTCGACGTGACGTGCGCGACCTGCCATCGCGGATCCGTGGATCCCGCTTCGATGCCCCCCCTCTTCTCGACAGTCGCGGCGCACCCGCCGGCGTCCGAGGCGGCTGCCGCTCCTTCGGTCGACGCCGTCCTCGAGAGGTACGTGTCCGCGGCCGGCGGCAAGGACGCGATGGCGAAGATCTCCTCCCGCGTGATCCGAGGGACGTTCACGGCGGCCAACGGAGAGAGCCATCCCATCGAGATCACCCTGACCGCGTCGGGGAAATATCGCAGCTCGGTGACGCTCGAGAAGGGCGCGTTCACGATCGCGTACGACGGAACGAAGGGTTGGTCGAGCGCGGGCCAGGGCATCCGGCCGATGCCGCCCGACGAGGCCGACCGGATTCGCGCCCGCGCGCGGCTCTTCCCGGCGAGCGACCTCAAATCCCGCTTTCCCGCCCTCGCGGTCCGCGGCAAGCAACCGATCGACGGCCGCGACGCCTGGATCGTCATGGCGCGCGACGCCGCCGGCGGCCGGGAGACGTTCTGGTTCGACGCCGAGAACGGCCGGCTCCTTCGGACGCTCCAGAGGCAGCACACGGCGCTCGGCGACATCCCCGAGCAGGCGGACTACTCCGATTACCGGAAGGTCGACGGAGTCGAGGTGCCGTTCACGATTCGCCACACGGCGCCGGACCGGACCGACACCATCAAGGCCGAAGAGGTGACGCAGAACGTCGCGGTCGACGACGGCCTCTTCTCCGCCCGGGAGCCCTGA
- a CDS encoding sigma 54-interacting transcriptional regulator codes for MSGANMARASRPESFPWENLIGSSGAMRPVKILLAKVAALPVSTVLLIGESGTGKDLIAKTIHFNSPRGSRPFQNVTCSALAETLLETELFGHERGAFTDAKQQKKGLFELAHGGTVYLDEIGETSPSLQVKLLRFLEEKEFKRVGGSADIRVDVRAIAATNRDLKAGMREGTFRPDLYYRLSTILVRVPPLRERRSDIRLLAESFLRGFAAAFGKDVRGLSQRAVSHLESYHWPGNVRELKNVIERAVLLCEGDLLRRHDFLDFDDEPASPAFSLPADGLDVERLERDLLVQALDRTGGNQTRAGQLLRLSRDQIRYRIDKFGLAREAEPVAD; via the coding sequence ATGAGCGGCGCGAACATGGCGCGCGCTTCCCGCCCGGAGTCCTTCCCCTGGGAAAACCTCATCGGAAGCTCGGGGGCGATGCGTCCGGTGAAGATCCTCCTCGCCAAGGTCGCGGCGCTGCCCGTGTCGACCGTCCTCCTGATCGGCGAGAGCGGCACCGGAAAGGACCTGATCGCCAAGACGATCCACTTCAACAGCCCGCGCGGGTCGCGTCCGTTCCAGAACGTCACCTGTTCCGCGCTCGCCGAGACGCTCCTCGAGACCGAGCTCTTCGGCCACGAGCGAGGGGCGTTCACGGACGCCAAGCAGCAGAAGAAGGGGCTGTTCGAGCTCGCTCACGGCGGCACGGTGTACCTGGACGAGATCGGCGAGACCTCGCCGTCGCTCCAGGTGAAGCTCCTGCGTTTCCTCGAGGAAAAAGAATTCAAGCGCGTGGGCGGATCGGCCGACATTCGCGTCGACGTGCGGGCCATCGCGGCGACGAACCGGGACCTCAAGGCGGGAATGCGCGAGGGGACCTTTCGCCCCGATCTCTACTATCGGCTGAGCACGATCCTCGTCCGGGTGCCGCCGCTTCGGGAGCGGCGGTCGGACATCCGGCTGCTCGCGGAATCGTTCCTCCGCGGATTCGCGGCGGCGTTCGGGAAGGACGTTCGCGGTCTCTCGCAGCGCGCCGTGTCGCACCTGGAGTCCTACCACTGGCCGGGAAACGTGCGGGAGCTCAAGAACGTCATCGAGCGCGCGGTGCTCCTGTGCGAAGGAGACCTCCTGCGGCGCCACGACTTCCTCGATTTCGACGACGAGCCCGCCTCGCCGGCGTTCAGCCTTCCCGCGGACGGCCTCGACGTCGAGCGCCTCGAGCGCGATCTCCTGGTTCAGGCCCTCGACCGGACCGGCGGCAATCAGACCCGCGCGGGCCAGCTCCTCCGCCTCTCGCGGGATCAGATCCGTTACCGGATCGACAAGTTCGGACTGGCGCGCGAAGCCGAGCCCGTCGCCGACTGA